In the genome of Ziziphus jujuba cultivar Dongzao chromosome 10, ASM3175591v1, the window TTATACTTCCATCACCAAATTGAGCAAGATCCCCAACTAAAGTCTCTAATTGCTTAAAATGATCTACATCATCAAGAACAATAAGGACCTCTGTTAGATGCAATCTAGATCCAACAAAACTGAATTCAACACATGGGGAGCCCATATTTGTTTCCTCTTCCTTTAGCAGTTCGGAAATAAGTTTATGTCGCAAATAATTGATTCCGTGTTTTTCAGATTCTTCCCTAACATTTGCAAGAAAgtaacaactttcaaattgagaATAGAACTGTCTGAATACAGCACCAGCGAGGGTTGTCTTACCGATACCACCCATGCCCCAAATGCCTATAACTCGAATACCAGGCGAGTCAATACATAGTAAGGACTCAATTCCCTTAATATGCTTTTCAATCCCCACGAGACCCTTTACATTGCTTATTGAAAACTTGTAATTCAATTTCTTCACAATGTCATGAACAATCACCCCAACCAACTTGGACTCAGGcctaccaaatatatatacaagaagCATTTCAAATACTTAGAGAACATACTAAGgttagatatatgtatatacaaaaaatcaaattcaaaaaaaaaaaaaaaaaaaaaaaaaaaaaaaaagccattatTAGCTAGATAAGACTAATCGGGATCGTTTTCTTGCACGGGGTGATCAAAGGTTATGTCAATGTAAAaggccaaaataataataattatggagAGTTATACATACGTGCTGACCAGTGAATTCCAGCCAGATATACTGGCTGCTTGTGCCAAAGCAGCCCTCCATTGATGCACCTTGTCCATCCTGTTCTCCAAACCAAAACGTTTTTCAAGCTTAGCAAATGCATCTGCATAATGACCCTTCTGTTTCCTTACATGGGATGGATCTACGCGATAAAAAACAGGTATCACAATTTGTCCATGTTTTCTCTTGCACTCAAGTATGTGAACAAGTTCATCCAAGCACCAAGTGGAAGACGCATAGTTTTGGGAAAAAATGATTACTGAAAGCTCTGAATCCTTGATTGCTTTCCGAAGAGCTGGCGAAATTTCATCACCTCTCTCTAGCCTGTCATCGATGAATGTATGAATCTTTTTCCTACTCAATGCATCGTAAAGATGGCTGGTAAAGCTATCACGTGTGTCCTCTCCCCTGAAACTAATAAAAACATCATATTTGCTTGAGGAAGCCATGTTCAACCCACTGCAGATCTAAGATCGAACTAGAGCTATAAGAAAAGATCCCACTTGACCTTCAGTCTTCATCAGGTTCTCAGGTTCCAGGAAAGTGCCTAAATAATTCCAAGCACTTCCTCCTTTGCCCtgcaaaatacaaaattaattttatatagaaatggGAGACCACCGCCCCCAAGTCTtgcagttttatatatatatatatatatatattagaacgACGCGTattgattaaattatataaatatatattcgaATGACGCGTATTGattaagtaaattaaaattatacatatatatatttgaatgacGCGTAGTGATTAAGtaaataattgtaattttttgttagttttaatGTAAAGTCATCAAAAGTGTCCACTCCCCTGACactaacaaaaacaataaacacTCCCCTGTAAGTAAATTCATAATAATACAGCATAACtggtttaattttaaaaaatgtgagAAGCACCATCCAGGAAACTAGCAGGTTAAATTAACAAGTTCTTGGACTTGCTTGGATACTTCCAATCCTCCTCGTTCATTCAAGGAAAGAAATTCAGTTGAAAACACAGTATAAACTTAATTAAAAGTCTGATGAGTTTTAAGTTGGCTACCATTCACAAGTCTTTAAGTTTTTGTGTACATAAACCAGAAggctaataaaactaaaaagattATAGTAACAAATAACAATTTGTTAAGTAAGATTATTAAAAGACAGCTAAAGAAGTTGATAAAGTGGGAAGTTTTTCAAGTTTTGTGCACCCAAACAGGGAAAAGTTTTCaatattgtttaatttatttatactgTCAGGTAGAGCTTCAAGGTTGCAGCACTTGTCAAGGTTCAATTCTTTAAGTCCATTTAGATTTCCAATGGAAAAGGGTAGCTCTTTAATTCCTGTTCCATTAAAATGGAGGAAGCGTAAACTTTCCAGAGGCTCTGAGATTTCCGGAAAATATCTCAATTTTGAACAtccagagagagaaagaaatgtGAGAGCTTTTAGATTATAAATGCTAGTAGGGAGACTCTCAAGCCTTTTGCAACCTTTGAGATAAAACTTAACTAGGCCAGACAGTTCGTCCATTGATGATGGCACTGCCTTTATCCTTGTTCCACTCATATGTAACCAATTTAGAAACCTTGGAAGACTTGGAAACATGTCAATGGATGTGCAGGCAGAGAGATTCAGAGATTTCAATGAATCCAGATTACTAGTGCCGCTGGGAGGATTCATAAGGGCTTTACAGTTGTGAAGATTCAATGACTCGAGTTTGTCCAGAGATCCAATTGATGAgggaatttcttttatttttgtacatCCTTCCAAAACTAACTCTTTCATATTCCTTGATAGCTCTGGAAGTTTCTCAAGTTTTGAGCAGCATCTCAGATTCAGAGAACTAAGCTTGCTATGATGTTGCAGAGTTGGAGGAAGTTGAAGCAAACTTATACAGTATTCAAGATTTACAGTCTCAAGGTTTGAAGCGTGAGAAAGGTCTGGGATTTTAGTCAAGCGCGTAGAGTGACTAAGATCCATCTCCTTTAACTTCCCAAGATCCTGCAatcaatatttaagaaaaaaaaattatcaaggcAAATAATAATGGCCGTGATTGCTTGGCATAGCTCTTTTGGTAAGTCACACAATGTGGTATTTAATATTACAATGAAACTAGAGCATACCTGAACGCCATCCCAAAGTTGCTCAAGTTGGCTGTTAGGCATTTGAAGGATAACAATGTTCTCTGGACTAAAATCTGATGGCGAAGATTTAAGAGGGCATCCATCCCAATAAAGATATGTAAGTGCATCAGGAAGGCAACGAAGATCTTAAGGGAATTTCAGTTTGCATTTCTCTTCctcatcaaaattataaattttaagcaACCTTAGAtacggacctgttcaattttagggtttcttctgtactatatatatttagttttcggctgtaattagggtttcaAGGTATCGCACAATtcggctcaccttttgtaccaatctttcgatattggatttgcttctccctgcccgtggtttttcccgtcaagggtttccacgttaattgtgtgtttgttcttcgctttctttgtttccgttgctatttgtttttctcacaATTCCGTAACAGTATTCAAGATTTACAGTCTCAAGGTTCGGACCGTGAGCAACGTCTGGGATTTTAGTCAAGTGCTTAAAGTGACTAAGATCCATCTGTATTAACTTCCCAAGATCCTgcaattaatatttaagaaacgtTATCAAGGCAAATAATAACGGCTGTGATTACTTGGCATAGCTCTTTTGAAACTCACAcaatatggtatttaatatcATAATGAAACTAGAGCATACCTGAACGCCATTCCAAAGTTGCTCATGTTGGCTGTTAGGCATTTGAAGGATAACAATGTTCTCTGGACTAAAATCTGATGGCGAAGATTTAAGAGGGCATCCATCCCAATAAAGATATGTAAGTGCATCAGGAAGGCAACGAAGATCTTAAGGGAATTTCAGTTTGCATTTCTCTTCctcatcaaaattataaattttaagcaACCTTAGATTATGCATCTGTGAGAAGATTTCAGGACTCAGGATTATCTCTTTCATCTCAGATGTATTTAAGAATATGCCTTCAGCTTTTGCAGATccctaataaataaatgagacaTATAGTAGCATACAAAAACTTCGGTTAAACACCGGAAACAGCATATCTGGTAccaattttttgttgtttgtaaagaaaagaaagaaaagtactatttcttttttaaaggaAAGTCAAGCATCTAGTTCACTTACTGTGTTTCTTTTGAACACATGATGGATGTTCTCAGTTTTCCATAATCTACTACGATCTCCAGGTTCTTTAATAGACTCTTCTCGGACAATT includes:
- the LOC125420780 gene encoding protein SUPPRESSOR OF npr1-1, CONSTITUTIVE 1-like, encoding MPNSQLEQLWDGVQDLGKLKEMDLSHSTRLTKIPDLSHASNLETVNLEYCISLLQLPPTLQHHSKLSSLNLRCCSKLEKLPELSRNMKELVLEGCTKIKEIPSSIGSLDKLESLNLHNCKALMNPPSGTSNLDSLKSLNLSACTSIDMFPSLPRFLNWLHMSGTRIKAVPSSMDELSGLVKFYLKGCKRLESLPTSIYNLKALTFLSLSGCSKLRYFPEISEPLESLRFLHFNGTGIKELPFSIGNLNGLKELNLDKCCNLEALPDSINKLNNIENFSLFGCTKLEKLPTLSTSLAVF